One Tamlana carrageenivorans genomic region harbors:
- a CDS encoding DEAD/DEAH box helicase, whose protein sequence is MAQGYKGFAQIAREANKRLEELKKQKSMDPLLEERGFIGPNDITSAEYAWEMRKTEYQQIKAIEKTGSPMVLNHADGKQHEYLITEAIKAGKEIPEEVLQDYPWLKAEIQELETVKETESISQTEQPNLLMGDAWFEQNPTKILGEQYETTDRFGKPTTKVKGSMDDVIAGIDVPSVDVPVKHVEALESNIKDDVEHLVKDKVYKENIEQVVQKTKKERAEKELQKAINPDAPMLVAKDNFSFDDIMQQYNKGLTEDEIRAWVWYKRKTNGYNDETVVLAKKNGWSKYVVPLNEVGKQLDKWLKSGVVCYYNGDYMPSVLYYAENIYKRQSVLLREKETIIQSFGEEQYNRQWKGLEAVKPPKLTLTDPRKENRLFIKPTSSFGKEIRVGALTDGTAFTEYNSTTGKWQEGTTDLSDAFKQWLRNQPKDEFKKSTAWDIISYYIDGRTPPRHYDKEEKLRIRQNAKQEGDTFFVEFLAKGLTREDQLKIEQLWNERYNGYVEINYFKIPVAFTCSATFKNKPLFIRPAQREGIGFISVHGSGCIAYDVGVGKTMTAILSLAQALESGQCKRPFIVVPNQTYKNWLSELRGVVEKGQVTLTGVLPQYQVMDLYNLGRDYLEPLMDENGTVQPVPEYSISVLTYEGFNRLAFNDDTWDTIGNELFDILNQGTEEEREKVKLFEKIEEMMGRGVKGGTANIEELGFDYMVVDEAHAMKKSFTQVKGEQQGSGKRERAPYEIKSGQPSMTALRGFMISQYILRNNKMRNVLLLTATPFTNSPLEIYSMLALIGYQQLEKSGVKNIKEFFDTYIKTSLELVINAKLKPERKEIIMGFANLIALQSLIFKFITYKTGEDANIQRPNKIVLPMVNKREGDQVIALSSEEQISTNLPLTPTQRGFMQDVELYVTGRTSLTNFCVNPMGMEEESEDVSKGDAIDESNMSADEEEGARILRGLSFARQLALSPYLYACNPDKNPSYEQYVDSSPKLKYVMECIKSVKRFHEQNGEEISGQVIYMNAGVSFFPLIREYLIKKIGFKDSEVGIIKSGLSAAKKEGIKEKFLAGTIKVLIGSATIKEGINLQNKATTLYNCWLDWNPTDVKQLEGRIWRFGNRYANVRIVNPLMEDSVDTFIFQKLEEKTSRINEIWYRAGKTNALNLEEFNPSELKMGLVTDPKALAELLLMEEREQIQDEINSLKNQQNVLTDIKSARDNFNSNIEHVNQAVERYKPQKTTDKDGNPIKVQARSIETVLKIYKDYLEDETTQTTYRDQNIYDTVRKANATLKRGLEQVLEPKGYDINFDFEQVNGRINTEIEEKQRILEERTGTEAVSQKAEEIIKDREQKGYKPKSVAERVEEFASLNGKVLTELMVYGGESAKATDTKRAKKGEVLESSADKLDKIRKLRGAFKQMQERLQRIKALKKAA, encoded by the coding sequence ATGGCACAAGGATATAAAGGCTTTGCCCAAATCGCACGAGAGGCAAACAAACGATTAGAAGAACTCAAAAAACAAAAGAGCATGGATCCACTACTAGAAGAACGAGGCTTTATTGGTCCGAACGACATTACTTCTGCTGAGTACGCATGGGAAATGCGAAAAACTGAATACCAACAAATCAAGGCGATTGAAAAAACCGGTAGCCCAATGGTATTGAATCATGCAGACGGTAAACAGCATGAATACCTGATTACCGAGGCGATAAAAGCAGGCAAGGAAATTCCCGAAGAAGTATTACAGGATTATCCATGGCTCAAAGCCGAAATACAAGAACTGGAAACGGTGAAAGAAACTGAATCCATAAGCCAAACAGAGCAACCTAATTTATTGATGGGTGATGCTTGGTTTGAGCAAAACCCTACTAAAATATTGGGCGAGCAATACGAAACAACCGACCGATTTGGAAAGCCAACCACAAAGGTTAAAGGCTCTATGGACGATGTAATTGCAGGAATTGACGTGCCTTCGGTAGATGTTCCGGTAAAACATGTGGAAGCTCTTGAATCCAACATCAAAGACGATGTGGAGCATTTGGTAAAGGACAAAGTGTATAAAGAAAACATTGAGCAAGTCGTTCAAAAAACCAAAAAAGAACGAGCGGAAAAGGAACTGCAAAAAGCCATCAATCCGGATGCTCCCATGTTGGTTGCAAAGGATAATTTCTCCTTTGATGACATCATGCAGCAATACAACAAAGGACTTACCGAAGATGAGATTAGAGCGTGGGTTTGGTACAAACGCAAAACCAACGGCTACAATGATGAAACGGTGGTTTTGGCTAAGAAAAACGGTTGGTCAAAATATGTGGTTCCCTTAAACGAAGTGGGTAAACAACTGGATAAATGGCTTAAATCCGGAGTAGTTTGTTACTACAATGGCGACTATATGCCAAGCGTGCTCTATTATGCCGAAAACATCTACAAACGTCAATCGGTATTGCTGCGTGAAAAGGAAACCATCATTCAAAGCTTTGGTGAAGAGCAATATAACCGCCAATGGAAAGGACTAGAAGCGGTTAAACCACCAAAACTTACCCTAACCGATCCAAGAAAAGAAAACCGCTTGTTTATCAAGCCTACTTCTTCTTTTGGTAAAGAGATTCGTGTAGGAGCATTAACCGATGGAACCGCTTTTACAGAGTACAATTCCACCACAGGGAAATGGCAAGAAGGCACAACGGATTTATCTGATGCCTTTAAACAATGGCTCCGTAATCAACCCAAAGATGAATTTAAGAAATCCACCGCCTGGGATATTATTTCTTACTACATAGATGGCAGAACACCGCCAAGGCATTACGATAAAGAAGAAAAGCTGCGTATTCGTCAAAATGCCAAACAGGAAGGTGATACTTTCTTTGTGGAGTTTTTGGCAAAAGGACTTACTCGTGAAGACCAGTTAAAGATTGAGCAACTATGGAACGAGCGTTACAATGGCTATGTAGAAATCAACTATTTCAAAATTCCGGTAGCCTTTACTTGTTCGGCTACTTTCAAAAATAAACCACTATTTATCCGTCCGGCTCAAAGAGAAGGAATTGGATTTATCAGTGTGCATGGCTCCGGCTGTATTGCCTATGATGTGGGTGTGGGTAAAACCATGACTGCTATTTTATCCCTTGCACAAGCCTTGGAAAGCGGACAATGTAAACGTCCATTTATTGTGGTTCCCAACCAAACCTATAAAAACTGGCTATCAGAATTACGTGGTGTGGTAGAAAAAGGGCAAGTAACCCTGACTGGAGTATTGCCTCAATATCAGGTGATGGATCTCTACAACCTTGGTCGAGATTATTTAGAACCATTAATGGATGAAAACGGAACGGTGCAACCTGTTCCTGAATATTCTATTTCGGTACTCACTTATGAAGGTTTTAACCGATTAGCTTTTAATGATGATACTTGGGACACTATTGGGAATGAGCTTTTTGATATTCTCAATCAAGGAACCGAGGAAGAACGTGAAAAAGTAAAGCTCTTTGAGAAGATTGAAGAGATGATGGGACGTGGTGTGAAAGGTGGAACAGCAAACATCGAAGAGCTTGGTTTTGACTACATGGTAGTGGATGAAGCTCATGCTATGAAAAAGTCTTTTACTCAGGTAAAAGGTGAGCAACAAGGAAGTGGCAAACGAGAACGAGCTCCGTATGAAATCAAATCCGGACAGCCATCCATGACGGCTTTGCGTGGCTTTATGATTAGCCAGTACATTCTCAGAAACAACAAAATGAGAAACGTACTGCTATTAACCGCTACGCCATTTACCAATTCACCGTTAGAGATTTATTCTATGCTTGCTTTGATTGGTTATCAGCAATTGGAAAAATCAGGGGTAAAAAACATCAAGGAGTTTTTTGATACCTACATCAAAACCAGTTTAGAATTGGTAATCAATGCCAAGTTAAAACCGGAGCGAAAGGAAATCATTATGGGATTTGCCAACCTCATTGCTTTGCAATCCCTCATTTTCAAATTCATCACTTACAAAACCGGTGAAGATGCCAATATCCAACGTCCGAACAAGATTGTGTTGCCTATGGTAAACAAGCGTGAAGGCGACCAGGTTATTGCCCTTTCATCCGAAGAGCAAATCAGCACCAATTTACCACTTACGCCAACGCAAAGAGGATTTATGCAGGATGTTGAACTGTATGTAACAGGAAGAACAAGCCTCACCAATTTCTGTGTAAACCCAATGGGTATGGAAGAGGAAAGCGAGGATGTTTCCAAAGGCGATGCTATTGATGAAAGCAACATGTCGGCTGATGAAGAAGAAGGAGCAAGAATATTGCGTGGACTTTCCTTTGCAAGACAGTTGGCGTTAAGTCCATACCTCTATGCTTGTAATCCGGATAAAAATCCGAGTTATGAGCAATACGTGGATTCTTCTCCTAAGCTGAAATATGTGATGGAGTGCATCAAAAGTGTAAAACGCTTCCATGAACAAAATGGCGAAGAAATTAGCGGACAGGTAATCTATATGAATGCCGGAGTAAGTTTCTTTCCACTGATTCGTGAATACCTGATTAAGAAAATAGGTTTCAAGGATAGCGAAGTAGGCATTATCAAAAGTGGATTGAGTGCTGCAAAAAAGGAAGGCATCAAAGAGAAGTTTTTGGCAGGAACCATCAAAGTATTGATTGGAAGTGCGACTATTAAGGAAGGTATCAATTTACAGAATAAAGCTACTACACTTTACAATTGTTGGCTCGATTGGAACCCTACGGATGTAAAACAGCTCGAAGGTCGTATTTGGCGATTTGGAAACCGTTATGCCAATGTGCGAATTGTCAATCCGCTCATGGAAGACAGCGTGGATACCTTCATCTTTCAGAAGTTGGAAGAGAAAACAAGCCGTATCAATGAGATATGGTACAGAGCCGGAAAAACCAATGCCCTGAACTTGGAAGAGTTCAATCCTTCTGAATTGAAAATGGGATTGGTAACCGATCCTAAAGCTTTGGCTGAATTGCTACTTATGGAAGAGCGTGAGCAGATACAGGATGAAATTAATAGCCTAAAAAATCAGCAAAATGTACTCACCGATATAAAGTCGGCTCGTGATAATTTCAATAGCAATATTGAACACGTCAATCAGGCGGTTGAACGCTACAAGCCTCAAAAAACTACTGATAAAGATGGTAATCCGATAAAAGTGCAAGCTCGAAGCATTGAAACGGTGCTAAAAATCTATAAGGATTATTTGGAGGATGAAACCACTCAAACCACTTATCGAGATCAAAACATCTATGATACGGTGCGAAAAGCCAATGCCACTTTAAAGCGTGGATTGGAACAAGTACTGGAGCCCAAAGGCTACGACATCAATTTTGATTTTGAGCAGGTAAACGGTAGAATCAATACAGAAATTGAGGAAAAGCAACGCATTCTGGAAGAACGAACCGGAACCGAAGCGGTAAGCCAAAAGGCAGAAGAAATCATCAAAGACCGAGAACAAAAAGGCTATAAACCCAAGTCGGTTGCCGAGCGTGTGGAAGAGTTTGCTTCTCTCAATGGTAAGGTACTTACTGAGCTGATGGTCTATGGTGGTGAATCGGCAAAAGCAACCGATACCAAAAGAGCCAAGAAAGGTGAAGTATTGGAAAGTTCAGCCGATAAGCTCGATAAAATCCGGAAACTACGTGGTGCTTTCAAGCAAATGCAAGAACGCCTGCAACGCATCAAAGCCCTAAAAAAGGCTGCATAA
- a CDS encoding DUF6908 domain-containing protein, with protein MKVDISFNTNKNGVELRFDEKPDEATTSQLKAVGFKYSYRQNMWYASKTNSIVDFANNLKVALESGETTIAINIKPSFSASEENIDHKNFSYVSIAAKDDEGKLFWENYIVFEPSKNIAEQLVSEFAKETFGDKLHSINIYPRNYVRKARQLFKEGNIIGEKSEPTEVQTKEPNAKPLVQSDRPLSKKDKLEILNAFGKFARKRQADFGNLEEEEMPLLFSGWLRVNHADLSDRKNEIWEEYYTIQNILNPDPEKPQIPPKDYYLFFRKFREQINKPIEEPENESISTEAFASWLDENYTNITDADKKALTGNYDNWLKEKAKNLKALENLSKPKKMQPYSAIFNKLQKLIPKLNEHLEAGTPNGKSVLDSKALMDLSYDFLGQDKKGRYLIALAHYFSQNGDLVPDPDMQIRIDLELETGEAMHYQDQFGYRPVYVFEDGKELVNLKEKKEQNKFLSGWLSNLLNQGHKLELEATENNEEETISKPEIPQEQPKDEGILAHSGLTPDGIFQAFDKAYKQKNYEGAARELDVLLMDIRNGHHLESFPEAILRSQMNGMRTPMKKLGWAHYYRIIDDEQFKEALSTNLWELVPREYKQVKAIKPLDWKADPMDKGLQKIVASFVSKDEYRTAMLGVNFDKNGIVATNGFKLLFIPDTDHAAEGLYCISPKCWEAINVESKDGTGLSEVDQDRVEQYRTQTRYPDYSSVIPSSLNHIQPIDVESLLSFLEGMKRSGFLKPDNYPVCLKVGNYFVGFAVDILIDSIKALLHLGITELELGVLEATKGCLLAEKGKTKDARGLQHPFVLMMPLVVDAVYERDYPDTGDVYFDTALNAVITKGIDEPKEQESELLKDTEEDIEIPFTKRTGYRGSIRLRTIPEKGFSYGNSSGKEFGDFSGSSSPSTPVSDKDIFSTKEKALKAAFDEHVKTLAAHIQSRDSIYNNEEQKLKKLRKALDELIAFAKTQGITISQIPDKSPAAKEGSIDFIMPAAWKMTDDEYPQNKVLVFGNPYNQSKLRTILLDRIEATSIESQLELVKDIRKRFKERAPIKLESSSLVTQSKSGEKKHKAIIRNYLDDLILDNEIWKVPGATSGVLEYLVRYLLNEKTPAVKSESKPDKKPSNQHDLNLQIEEFIVEKDAEDESYSEEDKQFIAQYTGSGGLIKQGASGKGVLYEYFTPEVIVQKMWGLAYKFGYSGGAVLEPSCGTGNFFKYAPKEAELVGYEINPYSVRITEIIYPNASIYPQPFETIFFAGNTHLKDDFGGAKYELVIGNPPYGEFSGKWAGMGEKKWTGATEYDQYFITRGLDLLLPGGVLVFIIPSAFLSNNSKYNKLKEKVAAKADLVDAYRLPARMFKTTDIGTDIIVFKRKN; from the coding sequence ATGAAGGTAGATATTTCATTTAATACAAATAAAAACGGTGTAGAGCTTCGCTTTGATGAAAAGCCGGACGAAGCGACAACCTCTCAATTAAAAGCCGTAGGTTTTAAATACAGCTACCGCCAAAATATGTGGTATGCTTCTAAGACCAATTCCATTGTAGATTTTGCAAACAACCTTAAAGTAGCTCTCGAATCGGGAGAAACAACCATTGCTATAAATATAAAGCCCTCTTTTTCTGCATCCGAAGAAAATATTGATCATAAGAATTTCAGTTATGTGAGCATTGCAGCTAAAGATGATGAAGGCAAACTGTTTTGGGAAAACTACATCGTATTTGAACCAAGTAAGAACATAGCCGAGCAATTGGTAAGTGAGTTTGCCAAAGAAACCTTTGGAGACAAGCTCCACTCCATCAACATCTATCCAAGAAACTATGTCCGTAAAGCTCGTCAGCTTTTTAAAGAAGGAAATATCATTGGAGAAAAGTCCGAACCAACGGAAGTGCAAACCAAGGAGCCAAATGCAAAGCCACTCGTTCAATCCGACCGTCCATTAAGTAAAAAGGACAAATTAGAAATTCTCAATGCCTTCGGAAAGTTTGCTCGCAAACGGCAAGCTGATTTTGGCAATTTAGAGGAAGAGGAAATGCCTTTGCTGTTTTCAGGTTGGTTGCGTGTGAATCACGCAGATTTAAGCGACCGCAAAAATGAGATTTGGGAAGAATACTATACCATTCAAAACATCCTGAATCCGGATCCTGAAAAGCCACAAATTCCACCAAAGGATTACTATTTGTTTTTCAGAAAATTCCGTGAGCAAATAAATAAGCCGATTGAAGAACCGGAAAACGAAAGCATTTCCACAGAGGCGTTTGCTTCATGGCTCGATGAAAACTATACCAATATTACCGATGCGGATAAAAAAGCCCTTACCGGAAATTACGATAACTGGTTAAAGGAAAAGGCTAAAAACTTAAAGGCATTGGAGAATTTATCCAAGCCTAAAAAGATGCAGCCATACAGTGCTATTTTCAATAAGCTGCAAAAACTCATTCCTAAACTAAATGAACATTTGGAGGCAGGTACTCCAAACGGTAAATCGGTATTGGACAGTAAAGCCTTGATGGACTTATCCTATGACTTTTTAGGTCAGGATAAAAAAGGACGTTACCTCATTGCTTTGGCTCACTATTTCAGTCAGAATGGCGATTTAGTTCCCGATCCTGATATGCAGATTCGTATTGATTTGGAACTGGAAACCGGTGAAGCCATGCACTACCAAGACCAATTTGGTTACCGACCGGTATATGTGTTTGAGGATGGTAAGGAACTGGTGAATCTCAAAGAAAAAAAAGAGCAAAACAAGTTCTTATCCGGATGGCTTAGTAATCTTTTGAACCAAGGTCATAAACTGGAATTAGAAGCAACTGAAAACAATGAAGAAGAAACTATTTCCAAACCTGAAATACCACAAGAACAGCCCAAAGATGAAGGCATTCTTGCTCATAGTGGATTAACGCCTGATGGCATATTTCAAGCATTTGATAAAGCCTACAAACAAAAGAACTACGAAGGAGCTGCCAGGGAACTGGATGTGCTTCTTATGGATATTCGCAACGGACATCACTTAGAAAGTTTTCCTGAAGCCATACTTAGGTCGCAAATGAACGGAATGCGAACACCTATGAAGAAATTGGGTTGGGCTCACTACTATCGAATCATTGATGATGAACAGTTTAAAGAAGCTCTCTCTACCAATCTTTGGGAACTCGTTCCACGGGAATACAAGCAAGTAAAAGCAATTAAACCACTTGACTGGAAAGCCGATCCGATGGATAAAGGCTTGCAAAAGATTGTGGCTTCTTTCGTTTCAAAAGACGAATACCGAACCGCCATGTTGGGGGTGAATTTTGATAAAAATGGTATTGTGGCTACCAATGGATTCAAGCTCCTTTTTATTCCTGATACCGACCATGCAGCCGAAGGCTTGTACTGTATCTCTCCCAAATGTTGGGAGGCTATTAATGTTGAAAGCAAAGACGGCACAGGACTTTCAGAAGTGGATCAGGATCGTGTGGAACAATACCGCACCCAAACTCGATACCCGGATTATTCTTCGGTTATTCCTTCTTCCTTAAATCATATTCAGCCCATAGATGTGGAAAGCCTATTGAGCTTTTTGGAAGGCATGAAACGCTCGGGATTTTTAAAGCCTGACAATTACCCTGTTTGCTTAAAAGTAGGCAACTACTTTGTTGGTTTTGCCGTGGACATTCTCATTGATTCCATTAAGGCATTATTGCATTTAGGTATCACCGAATTGGAACTAGGCGTGTTGGAAGCAACCAAAGGTTGTTTACTCGCTGAAAAAGGAAAAACAAAAGATGCTAGAGGATTACAACATCCTTTTGTGCTGATGATGCCTCTTGTTGTGGATGCCGTTTATGAGCGTGATTATCCTGATACTGGTGATGTGTATTTTGATACCGCTCTCAATGCGGTTATTACCAAAGGGATTGACGAACCCAAAGAGCAAGAATCGGAGCTTTTAAAAGATACCGAGGAAGACATTGAAATTCCTTTTACCAAACGAACCGGATATAGAGGTTCCATTCGATTAAGAACTATTCCTGAAAAAGGGTTTAGTTATGGTAATTCTTCGGGCAAAGAATTTGGTGATTTTTCAGGCTCTTCTTCTCCAAGCACACCGGTTTCTGATAAAGATATTTTCTCAACAAAAGAGAAAGCCTTAAAAGCTGCATTTGATGAACATGTAAAAACACTTGCAGCTCATATTCAAAGTAGAGATAGCATTTACAACAATGAAGAGCAAAAGCTAAAGAAGCTTAGAAAAGCTCTTGATGAACTAATTGCCTTTGCCAAAACACAAGGCATTACCATAAGTCAAATTCCTGATAAAAGTCCGGCAGCCAAAGAAGGTTCCATTGATTTTATAATGCCTGCTGCATGGAAAATGACCGATGACGAATACCCACAAAACAAAGTATTGGTATTTGGCAATCCTTACAATCAATCGAAGTTAAGAACGATATTATTAGACCGAATTGAAGCCACTTCTATTGAATCCCAATTGGAACTGGTAAAAGACATTCGCAAGCGTTTCAAGGAACGAGCTCCTATCAAACTGGAATCGTCTTCTTTGGTTACGCAAAGTAAATCCGGAGAGAAAAAGCATAAAGCAATCATTCGCAATTACCTAGATGATCTGATTCTAGACAATGAAATTTGGAAAGTCCCCGGAGCTACTTCGGGGGTACTGGAATATTTAGTTCGCTATCTACTCAACGAAAAAACGCCTGCGGTTAAATCGGAATCCAAACCCGATAAAAAGCCGAGTAATCAGCATGATTTGAATCTTCAAATTGAAGAGTTTATCGTGGAGAAAGATGCCGAAGATGAATCCTATTCGGAAGAGGATAAACAGTTTATTGCTCAATATACCGGAAGCGGTGGCTTAATCAAACAGGGAGCTTCGGGTAAAGGTGTGTTGTATGAATACTTCACTCCCGAGGTCATAGTTCAAAAAATGTGGGGCTTGGCATATAAGTTCGGCTATTCAGGTGGTGCAGTATTGGAGCCTTCTTGTGGAACAGGAAACTTTTTCAAATACGCTCCCAAAGAAGCGGAATTGGTGGGTTATGAAATTAATCCCTATTCAGTCCGCATTACAGAAATCATTTATCCGAATGCCAGTATCTATCCGCAGCCTTTTGAAACCATCTTTTTTGCAGGTAACACGCACTTGAAGGATGATTTTGGTGGAGCTAAGTATGAACTGGTTATTGGCAATCCGCCCTATGGTGAGTTTTCAGGGAAATGGGCAGGCATGGGCGAAAAGAAATGGACTGGAGCAACGGAATACGATCAGTACTTCATTACTCGTGGACTGGATTTATTACTACCCGGAGGTGTATTAGTGTTCATTATTCCAAGTGCCTTTCTAAGTAATAATTCCAAATACAACAAGCTCAAAGAAAAGGTAGCAGCCAAAGCTGATTTGGTAGATGCTTACAGGCTTCCTGCCCGAATGTTTAAAACCACCGACATCGGCACAGACATCATAGTATTCAAACGCAAAAACTAA
- a CDS encoding glycosyltransferase: MRNVNELLERLNSSLSFEKKYPELQDKAEKVHVLYVAPCMNASGYYRMIAPALELNKTKSHKAIVNQIHKWNFNKKHDEYDTPVDERLIRWADYIVFPAFFTDIQPIIEGIVSINDRIQFVMDIDCHYFNFPDYHPGIKKYPKEQLDKLLKNLSKMDVITAPTNGILEAIEDKLEVAFADADPMFAFVPNLLSNQAYAEVPQINKNNGKTVRLGIITNPSQSEDVKSILPVLQEVLKDQNAELFIFGWNGKLKDDKSLGDLPFKFVKPVSFLEYPNKLNKLALDVILHPMTDHPFNTEGKSFVKYLETAAFAIPMISSSVFPYSEIIKHGENGMLAKDENEWKEQLQKLIADAQLRTDIGREALKYAWKNWSYNQSTMEIYKELFI; the protein is encoded by the coding sequence ATGAGAAATGTAAACGAACTATTAGAGCGATTAAACAGCTCTCTTTCCTTCGAGAAAAAATATCCTGAACTACAAGACAAAGCCGAAAAAGTACATGTGTTGTATGTTGCTCCCTGTATGAATGCTTCGGGTTATTACCGCATGATAGCACCTGCCTTGGAGCTCAACAAAACCAAGTCGCATAAAGCTATCGTAAATCAAATTCACAAATGGAATTTCAATAAGAAGCATGATGAATACGATACTCCAGTTGACGAAAGGTTAATCCGTTGGGCTGACTACATCGTATTTCCTGCCTTCTTTACAGATATTCAACCCATCATTGAAGGGATAGTTTCTATTAACGACCGTATTCAGTTTGTAATGGATATTGATTGTCATTATTTCAATTTTCCTGACTATCATCCCGGAATAAAAAAGTACCCCAAAGAGCAACTGGACAAACTACTGAAGAACCTTTCCAAAATGGATGTGATAACAGCTCCTACTAATGGCATATTGGAAGCCATTGAAGATAAGTTGGAAGTCGCTTTTGCTGATGCGGATCCGATGTTTGCTTTTGTTCCCAACTTACTTTCCAATCAAGCCTATGCCGAAGTGCCTCAAATCAACAAGAACAATGGAAAAACTGTAAGACTGGGAATCATTACCAATCCTTCACAATCGGAAGATGTTAAAAGCATTTTACCTGTTTTGCAGGAAGTATTGAAAGACCAAAATGCTGAACTCTTCATTTTTGGATGGAACGGAAAGTTGAAAGACGACAAGAGCCTTGGTGATTTACCTTTTAAGTTTGTGAAACCCGTATCTTTTTTAGAATATCCAAATAAGTTGAATAAGCTCGCTTTAGATGTAATACTTCACCCTATGACTGATCATCCATTTAACACAGAAGGAAAATCCTTTGTAAAGTATTTGGAGACTGCTGCCTTTGCAATTCCTATGATAAGTTCTTCTGTTTTTCCTTATTCTGAAATCATCAAACATGGTGAAAATGGTATGCTTGCCAAAGATGAAAATGAGTGGAAAGAGCAATTACAGAAATTGATTGCTGATGCTCAATTACGCACTGACATTGGACGAGAAGCTTTAAAGTATGCTTGGAAGAACTGGAGCTACAACCAATCTACAATGGAGATTTACAAGGAATTGTTTATTTAG
- a CDS encoding Lrp/AsnC family transcriptional regulator, protein MLVINYSISYKALDQFVEYHNDKNEALPDKIKAGVLFTAKEIIRIYGAFLIKANGIMELTAENLPALKTNNSQLAGLVKVSPRTIQRHIIKLQEAGIITGKEFCGSNSGYELLINPKILLARCRKDLLEAEKELQEAKQKDLENQSIKNEGTTNCPHTYTRNNSYNKNNLLIGVDNSNGSSSDQRRTSNQRNRSSLSLTEILSKAGYPTGNILTGNTGEKVAKISKDTGGKVRKRANNEQNWKQQDGSARSTSLNFYAESLWKLAKNLLYRDVFLTEFQENQAKEMLVKWYEPVSDKFLSGVHQNYCERVYLVREYIAKDPEKRFVQLPYRYFDTNNPSGFTGTKKWLQKHLERKEEVRKKLILHAQIKKYLNNEKKTDSNRKSSLQVYRECETRIGKLQDQSLLHLFHAAVLKPEVIHQIR, encoded by the coding sequence ATGTTGGTCATTAATTATTCAATCTCTTATAAAGCCTTAGATCAGTTCGTGGAATACCACAACGATAAAAACGAGGCGTTACCCGATAAAATTAAAGCAGGAGTACTTTTTACCGCAAAGGAAATCATTCGGATCTATGGAGCTTTCTTGATTAAGGCAAATGGCATTATGGAGCTAACGGCTGAAAATCTACCGGCTCTAAAAACAAACAACTCTCAATTAGCAGGATTGGTCAAGGTTAGCCCAAGAACCATTCAAAGACATATCATTAAACTGCAAGAAGCAGGTATTATCACAGGCAAAGAATTTTGCGGAAGTAATAGCGGATATGAGTTGTTGATAAACCCTAAAATACTGTTAGCAAGGTGTCGAAAAGACCTTTTGGAAGCCGAAAAGGAGTTGCAGGAAGCAAAACAAAAAGACCTTGAAAATCAATCAATTAAAAATGAGGGTACGACAAATTGTCCTCATACATACACTAGAAACAATAGTTACAATAAAAATAATTTATTAATAGGTGTAGATAACTCCAACGGTTCATCTTCGGATCAGAGAAGAACTAGTAACCAAAGAAATCGGAGTTCGCTATCGCTCACGGAAATTTTAAGCAAAGCAGGATACCCTACTGGAAACATTTTAACTGGAAACACCGGGGAAAAAGTTGCGAAAATTTCTAAAGATACCGGGGGAAAAGTGCGAAAGCGAGCCAATAATGAACAAAACTGGAAACAACAGGACGGTTCGGCTCGCAGCACTTCCCTTAATTTTTATGCAGAAAGCTTGTGGAAACTGGCGAAAAACCTTTTGTACAGGGATGTTTTTCTAACTGAATTTCAGGAAAATCAAGCCAAAGAGATGCTTGTCAAGTGGTATGAGCCAGTTTCCGACAAGTTTCTTTCAGGTGTGCATCAGAATTATTGCGAACGAGTTTACTTGGTCAGGGAGTATATAGCCAAGGATCCTGAAAAGCGTTTTGTCCAACTGCCGTATCGCTATTTCGATACCAACAACCCTTCCGGATTCACCGGAACTAAAAAGTGGCTTCAGAAACACTTGGAACGCAAAGAAGAAGTCCGCAAGAAGCTCATTCTCCATGCTCAAATCAAAAAATACCTGAACAACGAGAAAAAGACGGATTCCAATAGAAAATCTTCGCTTCAGGTATATCGAGAATGTGAAACTCGAATTGGCAAACTCCAAGACCAATCTCTACTTCACCTATTTCATGCAGCGGTGCTTAAACCGGAAGTTATTCATCAAATCAGATAG